In Gracilibacillus salitolerans, the sequence TTCCTGAATGCAGGACGATGGAAAAGGTCAACTTTTTATGTACACGCATGGTAGGTTTAAAGGAAGTCCCGTTTTTCGTTAATTAACGCCCTTTGCGAATCAGATGCAAACTCTGAACAAGAAACGTTTTTTCTTGGTTAATGGAGGTGAATCTATGAATTACCGTGATACGTTTATATTAATTTCCGATGATTGTTCCGTACGTGAAAGCAAGGTTCCTGAATCAAATCGAAAAAAGCAAACAATAGCTGAAATCGAGTATAGGCTTATCAGTGAAAAACCTCATTCGAATTTAGTTTACATAATATATATTATAGGAAGTAATATAGAAAAAGGAACTCAATATCTCATATACAAAGTATACTTAAGATATTGAGACA encodes:
- a CDS encoding DUF6157 family protein; protein product: MNYRDTFILISDDCSVRESKVPESNRKKQTIAEIEYRLISEKPHSNLVYIIYIIGSNIEKGTQYLIYKVYLRY